Proteins from one Blattabacterium sp. (Blattella germanica) str. Bge genomic window:
- the lysA gene encoding diaminopimelate decarboxylase, producing MNEFKNMSSTVHREHLIQLAKKYGTPLYIYDSCKIKKQYIKMKNAFGKIKNFIINYACKANTNLNILKFLQQLGSGLDTVSIQEVELGLKAGFHPKKIIFTPNCVSIQEIKKAVDFGVRINLDNLSILEQFGEYYPNYSIGIRINPHIMAGGNSKISVGHIDSKFGISYYQIPHMKRILKNTGLKIEGFHMHTGSDISDIKSFLEGAKILFQTAIDFPNLDYIDFGSGFKVPYKKNDIKTNLTSLSHSITEKFKNFCQSYGSQIALIFEPGKFLVSESGYFLVHVNVIKHTTSTVFAGVDSGFNHFLRPMFYNAYHCIENISNPNGRFRFYTVVGYICESDTFGLNRKIQEIREGDILCMKNAGAYCFSMSSNYNSRYRPAEVFIFQGKDFLIRKRETMQDLLRNIVEIPNM from the coding sequence ATGAATGAATTTAAAAATATGAGTTCTACAGTTCATAGAGAGCACTTAATTCAACTAGCGAAAAAATATGGAACTCCACTTTATATATACGATTCTTGCAAAATCAAAAAACAATATATAAAGATGAAAAATGCTTTCGGTAAAATCAAAAATTTCATAATTAATTATGCTTGTAAAGCTAATACTAATCTGAATATATTAAAATTTTTACAACAATTAGGAAGTGGATTAGATACCGTTTCTATCCAGGAAGTAGAACTAGGATTAAAAGCTGGTTTTCATCCTAAAAAAATTATATTCACACCAAATTGTGTTTCTATTCAAGAAATCAAAAAAGCCGTTGATTTTGGAGTTAGGATAAACCTAGATAATCTATCCATTTTAGAACAATTTGGAGAATATTATCCAAATTATTCTATAGGGATAAGAATCAATCCGCATATTATGGCAGGAGGAAATTCAAAAATTTCAGTAGGACATATTGATTCTAAATTTGGAATTTCTTATTATCAAATTCCTCATATGAAAAGAATATTAAAAAATACAGGACTCAAAATAGAAGGATTTCATATGCATACAGGATCTGATATATCAGATATCAAATCTTTTTTAGAAGGGGCAAAAATATTGTTTCAAACAGCTATAGATTTTCCAAATCTTGATTATATTGATTTTGGAAGTGGTTTTAAAGTTCCATATAAAAAAAATGATATCAAAACGAATTTAACTTCTTTAAGTCATTCTATCACTGAAAAATTTAAAAATTTTTGTCAAAGTTACGGAAGTCAAATTGCTCTTATTTTTGAACCAGGTAAATTTTTAGTTAGTGAATCGGGATATTTTTTAGTTCATGTAAATGTTATAAAACACACAACTTCTACTGTTTTTGCTGGAGTAGACTCAGGCTTTAATCATTTCCTTCGTCCTATGTTTTATAATGCCTATCACTGTATTGAAAATATTTCTAATCCAAACGGTCGTTTTCGCTTTTATACCGTAGTAGGATATATTTGTGAATCGGATACCTTCGGTTTGAATAGAAAAATTCAAGAAATACGTGAAGGTGACATTTTATGCATGAAAAATGCGGGAGCCTACTGTTTTTCTATGTCTTCTAATTATAATTCTCGTTATAGACCTGCTGAAGTTTTCATTTTTCAAGGAAAAGATTTTCTTATAAGAAAAAGAGAAACTATGCAAGACCTTCTTAGAAACATAGTGGAAATCCCCAACATGTAA
- the lon gene encoding endopeptidase La: MLLKNIFTESGFESEAEFIPLMSQDEEDQLLKDDIPEQLCILTVRNMVLYSGIVFPIIAGKSGSIQLLQDAYGFDKTVGVLTQKNSGIENLSEKDLYSIGTVAKILKLLKMPDGNTTVILQGKRRFKVNRFIQNDPYFKAEIIALEENKPSCKDKEYLALVESIKEIAIKIIQDNPNIPSEASIAIRNIESPSFLINFVAANMNLATRDKQKLLEYDDLKKRAMETLRFLNVEHQQIKLKNDIQSRVRSDMDQQQREYFLHQQIKAIQEELGDISYEKEIDEMRAKASRKKWPKEAKKQFERELLKMQRINPQMPEYTVQRNYLELMIDLPWGRYSKDSFDLEYAQKILDRDHYGLEKVKERIIEYLAVLKLRGDMRSPILCFYGPPGVGKTSLGRSIATALKRKYVRISLGGLHDESEIRGHRRTYIGAMPGRLLQSIRKVGTSNPVFVIDEIDKMGLGTNGDPSSAMLEVLDPEQNTSFYDNFLEMGYDLSKVLFIATANSLTHIQPALIDRMEVIEMNGYTVEEKTQIVKKHILPKQLKDNGLKKSDLILGTKQIEKVIESYTRESGLRTLEKHIAKLARYVAKHIAMNKKYVKHFNIEKIENILGIPNDPDRYEENNVPGVVTGLAWTNFGGDILYIESSLSKGKGNLSITGNLGEIMKESATIALQYIKANYKEFNIDPIMLEEKNVHVHVPEGAVPKDGPSAGITMLTSLVSSFTKRKLKPHLAMTGEITLRGKVLPVGGIKEKILAAKRANIKEIILSQDNKKDVEEIKSEHLKGLTFDYVRNMNDVIHLALL, translated from the coding sequence ATGTTACTAAAAAATATATTTACAGAATCTGGATTCGAGTCTGAAGCTGAGTTTATACCCTTAATGAGTCAAGATGAAGAGGATCAGCTTCTTAAAGACGATATTCCTGAACAATTATGTATATTAACAGTTAGAAATATGGTTTTGTATTCCGGAATTGTTTTTCCAATCATAGCAGGAAAAAGTGGATCCATTCAATTATTACAAGATGCTTATGGATTTGATAAAACGGTTGGAGTATTAACACAAAAAAATTCTGGTATAGAAAATCTCAGTGAAAAAGATTTATATTCTATTGGAACGGTTGCTAAAATATTGAAATTATTAAAAATGCCTGATGGAAATACCACTGTGATTTTGCAGGGAAAAAGAAGATTCAAAGTCAATCGTTTTATTCAAAATGATCCCTACTTTAAAGCAGAAATTATAGCTTTAGAAGAAAATAAACCTTCCTGCAAAGATAAAGAATACCTTGCTTTGGTAGAATCTATAAAGGAAATTGCTATAAAAATCATTCAGGATAACCCCAATATTCCATCAGAAGCAAGTATTGCCATTCGTAATATAGAAAGTCCTTCTTTTTTAATCAACTTCGTTGCAGCTAATATGAATTTAGCTACTAGAGATAAACAAAAATTGTTGGAATACGATGATTTAAAAAAAAGAGCAATGGAAACGTTGCGTTTTCTCAACGTAGAACATCAACAAATTAAATTAAAAAATGATATTCAATCTCGTGTTCGTAGTGACATGGATCAGCAACAAAGAGAATATTTTTTGCATCAGCAAATTAAAGCTATACAAGAAGAATTAGGAGATATTTCTTATGAAAAAGAAATTGATGAAATGCGAGCTAAAGCGTCCAGAAAAAAATGGCCAAAAGAAGCAAAAAAACAGTTTGAAAGAGAATTGCTAAAAATGCAAAGAATTAATCCTCAAATGCCTGAATACACAGTTCAGAGAAATTATCTAGAATTAATGATTGACCTTCCTTGGGGAAGATATTCAAAAGATAGTTTTGATTTAGAATATGCACAAAAAATATTAGACAGAGATCACTATGGTCTGGAAAAAGTCAAAGAACGTATTATAGAATATTTAGCTGTTTTAAAATTAAGAGGAGACATGCGTTCTCCTATTCTATGCTTTTACGGTCCCCCTGGAGTTGGAAAAACTTCCTTAGGAAGATCTATAGCCACAGCATTGAAAAGAAAATACGTACGTATTTCTTTAGGTGGTTTGCATGATGAATCTGAAATTCGTGGACACAGAAGGACTTATATAGGGGCCATGCCAGGTCGTCTTTTGCAATCTATACGAAAAGTAGGAACTTCCAATCCTGTTTTTGTGATAGACGAGATAGATAAAATGGGTTTAGGGACAAATGGAGATCCTTCTTCCGCCATGTTGGAAGTTTTAGATCCTGAACAAAATACTTCGTTTTACGACAATTTTCTGGAAATGGGTTATGATTTATCAAAAGTCTTGTTTATTGCTACAGCAAATTCACTAACCCATATACAACCAGCTCTTATAGATAGGATGGAGGTCATAGAAATGAATGGATATACAGTAGAAGAAAAAACACAAATTGTTAAGAAACATATACTTCCTAAACAATTAAAAGACAACGGTTTAAAAAAATCAGATTTAATACTTGGTACGAAACAAATAGAAAAAGTGATTGAAAGTTATACCAGAGAATCTGGATTAAGAACTCTGGAAAAGCATATTGCAAAATTAGCACGTTATGTGGCCAAGCATATTGCTATGAATAAAAAATATGTGAAACATTTCAATATTGAAAAAATAGAAAATATTCTTGGAATCCCAAACGATCCAGATCGTTATGAAGAAAATAATGTTCCAGGAGTGGTAACAGGTTTAGCTTGGACTAATTTTGGTGGAGATATTTTGTATATTGAATCCAGTTTATCTAAGGGAAAAGGAAATTTAAGTATTACTGGTAATTTAGGAGAAATCATGAAAGAATCTGCAACGATTGCTTTGCAGTATATTAAAGCTAATTATAAAGAATTTAACATAGATCCTATAATGTTGGAAGAAAAAAATGTACATGTTCATGTTCCTGAAGGAGCAGTTCCTAAAGATGGTCCATCTGCAGGGATCACAATGTTAACCTCTCTAGTGTCAAGTTTTACGAAAAGAAAATTAAAACCTCATTTAGCTATGACAGGAGAAATAACTCTAAGAGGAAAGGTACTTCCTGTAGGTGGAATTAAAGAAAAAATTTTAGCGGCTAAACGAGCTAATATTAAAGAAATTATACTTTCACAGGATAATAAAAAAGATGTAGAGGAAATTAAATCAGAACATTTAAAAGGATTAACCTTTGATTATGTTAGAAATATGAATGATGTGATTCATTTAGCTTTATTGTAA
- the ligA gene encoding NAD-dependent DNA ligase LigA: MQYITPTRKIDKKLHGSKKKIKEKISQLRKELSKYNYQYYNFDTSDISDFHFDKKLEELFFLEKKYPEFYDPTSPTIKIGAEIHEPSTVFYHKYKMYSLQKTYSKKELIIWKKKISKSIHTFSFVCELKYDGVSINLIYKNGFLTNAGTRGNGEKGEDVTENIKTIKHVPLKLRGNNYPAYLEIRGEVFLTTKNFIEINKKRIKSGKTPYANPRNTASGTLKIQDRKKVRQRNLFCIAFHVVGKNLPFDTQYESLKHIKNWGFQIPETARFCKNMEEVFHFIDFWNLWKDKLPYQIDGIVIKVNEYQKQSLLGFTNKYPRWAIAYKFRQKLSETKLLSLTFQVGRTGIVTPVANVVPILISGTIIKRVALYNDSFIQKMGIYHGDTLLLEKGGNIIPKVTRINIKKRSSQAFPVFFLKKCPSCNSVLTKNNELFYCTNQNCFSQRIEKIRHFVSVKAMNIQKIGNEMIKKLYKKGFLYSFYNLYELKKEELLQIDGVKEKLADSIINNIKKSKENPFSRVLYALGIRHVGEDISKKLTKQFLDINSLMHANYDHLISISGIGKKITESIITYFSIYENRHAVQMLIKYGLHFSKCSKKLSSLEGKSFVFTGKLSCMTRHKAQNMVENLGGKVYNTVNNQINFIVIGKNFGSKFKKSMKKNHVQILTENLFLDMLKKAKKEK, translated from the coding sequence GTGCAGTATATTACGCCTACAAGAAAAATTGATAAAAAATTACATGGATCCAAAAAAAAAATAAAAGAAAAAATATCCCAACTCAGAAAAGAGTTGTCAAAATATAATTATCAATATTATAATTTTGACACTTCCGATATCTCCGACTTTCATTTTGATAAAAAATTAGAAGAATTGTTTTTTTTAGAAAAAAAATATCCTGAATTTTATGACCCGACTTCCCCCACAATAAAAATAGGAGCAGAAATTCATGAACCCTCTACAGTTTTTTATCATAAATACAAAATGTACTCTCTTCAAAAGACCTATTCTAAAAAAGAATTAATAATTTGGAAAAAAAAAATCAGTAAATCTATTCATACTTTTTCCTTTGTGTGTGAACTCAAATATGATGGAGTATCTATTAATTTAATTTATAAAAACGGATTTTTAACAAATGCGGGAACTCGTGGAAATGGAGAAAAAGGAGAAGATGTCACAGAAAATATAAAAACTATAAAACACGTTCCTTTAAAATTAAGAGGAAATAATTATCCTGCGTATCTTGAAATACGGGGAGAAGTTTTTCTTACCACAAAAAATTTTATAGAAATCAATAAAAAACGTATAAAAAGTGGAAAAACTCCTTATGCCAATCCAAGAAATACGGCTAGTGGAACCCTGAAAATTCAGGATCGTAAAAAAGTACGTCAAAGAAACTTGTTTTGTATAGCATTTCATGTTGTAGGAAAAAATTTGCCTTTCGACACACAATATGAATCTCTAAAACACATTAAAAATTGGGGTTTTCAAATTCCAGAAACAGCTCGTTTTTGTAAAAACATGGAAGAAGTATTTCATTTCATAGACTTTTGGAATCTATGGAAAGATAAACTTCCCTACCAAATCGATGGCATAGTTATTAAAGTCAATGAATATCAAAAACAATCCCTTTTAGGATTCACCAACAAATATCCACGATGGGCCATAGCTTATAAATTTAGACAAAAATTGTCTGAAACCAAACTATTAAGCCTGACCTTCCAAGTCGGACGGACTGGAATCGTTACACCTGTAGCCAATGTCGTTCCTATCTTGATTTCTGGAACAATAATCAAAAGAGTAGCTCTTTATAATGACAGTTTCATACAAAAAATGGGAATTTATCATGGAGATACCCTTTTGTTAGAAAAAGGTGGAAATATTATTCCAAAAGTAACAAGAATCAATATAAAAAAAAGATCTAGTCAAGCATTTCCTGTCTTTTTTTTAAAGAAATGTCCATCATGCAATAGCGTTTTAACAAAAAATAATGAATTATTTTACTGTACCAATCAAAATTGTTTTTCTCAAAGAATAGAAAAAATAAGACATTTTGTGAGCGTAAAAGCTATGAATATTCAAAAAATTGGAAATGAAATGATAAAAAAACTATACAAAAAAGGTTTTTTATATAGTTTTTATAATTTATATGAATTGAAAAAAGAAGAACTTCTTCAAATAGATGGAGTCAAAGAAAAATTGGCAGATAGTATTATAAACAACATAAAAAAATCTAAAGAGAATCCCTTTTCCAGAGTCTTATATGCCTTAGGGATTCGTCATGTAGGAGAAGATATTTCTAAAAAATTAACCAAACAATTTTTGGATATCAATTCTTTAATGCATGCAAATTATGATCATTTAATTTCTATTTCAGGCATAGGAAAAAAAATTACAGAAAGCATTATCACTTATTTTTCAATTTATGAAAATAGACATGCGGTTCAAATGCTAATAAAATACGGATTACATTTTTCGAAATGTTCTAAAAAATTATCTTCTCTTGAAGGAAAATCTTTTGTATTTACAGGAAAATTATCTTGTATGACCCGTCATAAAGCTCAAAATATGGTAGAAAATCTAGGTGGAAAAGTCTATAATACTGTAAACAATCAAATCAATTTCATAGTAATTGGAAAAAATTTCGGTTCCAAATTCAAAAAAAGTATGAAAAAAAATCATGTACAAATTTTAACAGAAAATCTTTTTCTAGATATGCTTAAAAAAGCAAAAAAAGAGAAATAA
- a CDS encoding HemK/PrmC family methyltransferase — translation MRSFDKFYHLFQKTLQDLYTEPKEVENIFFLLMTHIFRCDKTTILLQLSRKEKINFLIYEKLIEKLWELKKNRPIQYVIGKAYFFGMEFIVNEKVFIPRPETEELVYWILQDNKNKNTSKVQIFDIGTGSGCISIALKKKKPEMEHVYAIDSYQETLDIARKNAELHNVEISFKKVDILKDSIFIPKMNKNSVSIIVSNPPYVRLSEKKLLHPNIIQYEPFQALFVPDEDPLIFYKKISFWIQKKLTGVVYVYFEINQFIYLDIIDFLKKIGFLNIEIRRDFQGFFRMIRAVYYAYKKN, via the coding sequence ATGAGATCTTTTGACAAATTTTATCATTTATTTCAAAAAACTCTTCAAGATTTATATACAGAACCTAAAGAGGTAGAAAATATCTTTTTTTTACTTATGACTCATATTTTTCGATGTGATAAAACAACTATACTATTACAATTAAGTAGAAAAGAAAAAATCAATTTTTTGATTTACGAAAAATTAATCGAAAAATTATGGGAATTAAAAAAAAATAGACCCATTCAATATGTCATTGGAAAGGCCTATTTTTTTGGCATGGAATTCATAGTTAATGAAAAAGTATTCATTCCAAGACCAGAAACGGAAGAACTTGTATATTGGATTCTACAGGATAACAAAAATAAAAATACGAGTAAAGTTCAAATATTTGATATTGGAACAGGAAGTGGATGCATTAGTATTGCCTTAAAAAAGAAAAAACCTGAAATGGAACACGTTTATGCAATAGATTCTTATCAAGAAACTCTTGATATAGCCCGTAAAAATGCAGAATTACATAATGTAGAAATTTCATTTAAAAAGGTGGATATCTTGAAAGATTCGATTTTTATCCCAAAAATGAACAAAAATTCTGTTAGCATAATTGTGAGTAATCCTCCTTATGTTCGTCTTTCTGAAAAAAAATTATTACATCCAAATATTATTCAATACGAACCTTTTCAAGCTTTATTTGTTCCTGATGAGGATCCTTTGATTTTTTATAAAAAAATTTCTTTTTGGATCCAAAAAAAATTGACTGGAGTTGTTTATGTTTATTTTGAAATAAACCAATTTATTTATTTAGATATTATTGATTTTTTGAAAAAAATCGGATTTCTAAATATAGAAATCAGAAGAGATTTTCAAGGTTTTTTCAGAATGATTCGTGCAGTATATTACGCCTACAAGAAAAATTGA
- the mnmE gene encoding tRNA uridine-5-carboxymethylaminomethyl(34) synthesis GTPase MnmE, with product MLDDDTIVALATPIGSSAISVIRLSGKTSISTVENIFLPIKPGKKLKNQSTHTIHLGYLIEENKNLLDQVLISIFKSPFSYTGENMIEISCHGSYYIQQQILQLLIRKGIRLARPGEFTFRAFLNKKVDLSQAEAVADLISSENKAYHEISLQQIKGRLSNLIKDLRIKLLDFASLLELELDFSEENVIFANRSELFSFLQELKETLKDLIESFSLGNSIKKGVYVVIIGEPNVGKSTFFNQVIQEDRSIVSHIKGTTRDCIEGKIILNGILFHFYDTAGIRKTIDPIEVMGVEKTMKKMDESQMILYIFDSSSSEKKKQKRIVREIQKIQKKYPLKDIFAIANKSDLSYFQDFYNIKSKVSYFFEISARNRHEVKKVLDTLSNLFFERFKEKKIVVTQSRHYEALKLSLREVLLADEALKKGLSEDLVSIYIKEALRYLGEITGEVTSEEILKNIFSKFCIGK from the coding sequence ATGTTAGATGATGATACCATTGTAGCTTTAGCAACTCCAATTGGTTCCAGTGCAATCTCTGTTATTCGTCTTTCTGGAAAAACTTCCATATCTACTGTTGAAAATATTTTTCTTCCTATTAAACCTGGAAAAAAACTGAAAAATCAATCTACACATACGATTCATTTAGGGTATCTTATAGAAGAAAATAAGAATTTATTGGATCAAGTATTAATTTCTATCTTTAAATCTCCTTTTTCTTATACAGGAGAAAATATGATAGAGATCTCTTGTCATGGATCTTACTATATTCAACAACAGATTTTACAATTGCTAATTAGAAAAGGGATCCGTTTAGCCCGTCCTGGAGAATTTACATTTCGTGCTTTTCTAAATAAAAAAGTAGATTTATCACAAGCTGAAGCTGTAGCTGATTTAATTTCATCTGAAAATAAAGCGTATCATGAAATTTCTTTACAACAGATCAAAGGAAGATTATCTAATCTCATTAAGGATTTAAGAATCAAATTATTGGATTTTGCATCTTTACTAGAACTTGAATTGGATTTTTCTGAAGAGAATGTGATTTTTGCCAATCGATCAGAACTTTTTTCCTTTTTACAAGAATTAAAAGAAACTTTAAAAGATTTAATTGAATCTTTTTCCTTAGGAAATTCTATAAAAAAAGGAGTTTATGTAGTCATTATTGGAGAACCTAATGTGGGAAAATCTACTTTTTTCAATCAGGTGATTCAAGAAGACCGTTCTATTGTATCCCATATAAAAGGGACGACTCGAGATTGTATAGAAGGAAAAATCATTTTAAATGGAATTCTTTTTCATTTTTATGATACAGCAGGAATTAGAAAAACTATAGATCCCATCGAAGTGATGGGAGTTGAAAAAACCATGAAAAAAATGGATGAGTCTCAAATGATATTATATATTTTTGATTCTTCATCTTCAGAAAAAAAAAAACAGAAAAGAATTGTTCGTGAGATTCAAAAAATTCAAAAAAAGTATCCATTAAAAGATATTTTTGCAATAGCAAATAAGTCAGATCTATCCTATTTTCAGGATTTTTATAATATAAAATCAAAGGTTTCTTATTTTTTTGAAATTTCTGCAAGAAATCGTCACGAAGTAAAAAAAGTACTAGATACTTTGAGTAATTTATTTTTTGAAAGATTCAAAGAAAAAAAAATAGTTGTTACACAAAGCAGACATTATGAAGCTTTGAAACTTTCATTAAGAGAGGTTTTATTAGCCGATGAAGCTTTAAAAAAAGGACTTTCAGAAGATTTAGTATCTATCTATATTAAAGAAGCATTGCGTTATTTAGGAGAGATAACGGGAGAAGTCACAAGTGAGGAGATCCTAAAAAATATTTTTTCCAAATTTTGCATTGGTAAATAA
- the gltX gene encoding glutamate--tRNA ligase — MSQNFVRVRFAPSPTGPLHLGGIRTALYNYLFAKRHGGTFILRIEDTDQKRFVSNSESYILETLKWCRIEPDEGVGVGGPYSPYYQSKRCNIYRFYINQLLEKGDAYYAFDTDIDIDKKRKEYSERGFTFSYNNRVRMDMDNSLTMTKEQLHDKLQSCSSYVIRFKVKPGEKLKMHDLIRGEIIIDSDHLDDKILLKSDGVATYHLANTIDDHLMKITHVLRGEEWLSSMSLHILLYRSFGWTPPLFAHLPLILRKDGKGKISKRNASSLDYPIFPIQWKVPDTQIIIPGYRELGYFPEAFVNMLALLGWNPGVKNEIFSLQELVNFFSLERINKSGVFFDLKKANWFNKKYLNKKKKKCFHFFAKNSKKRFIQCKKDYLWKIIHLTIDRIHFIHEIWEHSFYFFISPSSYEANFFNKICHKKSILQLEDTKILLSNVNPFTSINLKSLFTESQKEKQKIMQLFRLALVGILKGIDIFMIFEMLGKEESIQRIEKLINQIKEKI; from the coding sequence ATGTCTCAAAATTTTGTAAGAGTTCGTTTTGCCCCTAGTCCAACAGGCCCACTTCATTTAGGTGGAATCAGAACAGCATTATACAATTATCTTTTTGCTAAAAGACATGGCGGTACATTTATTCTTAGAATAGAAGATACTGATCAAAAAAGATTTGTATCTAATTCGGAATCGTATATTCTTGAAACATTAAAATGGTGTCGGATAGAACCTGATGAAGGAGTCGGAGTAGGCGGTCCTTATTCCCCTTATTATCAATCCAAAAGATGTAATATTTATCGTTTTTATATCAATCAATTGTTAGAAAAAGGGGATGCTTATTATGCTTTCGATACAGATATAGATATTGATAAAAAAAGGAAGGAATATAGCGAGAGGGGGTTCACTTTTTCTTATAATAACAGAGTTCGAATGGATATGGACAATTCTTTAACTATGACGAAAGAACAATTACATGATAAGTTACAATCTTGTTCTTCCTATGTCATTCGATTTAAAGTCAAACCTGGAGAAAAATTGAAGATGCATGATCTCATACGTGGGGAGATCATAATAGACTCAGATCATTTAGATGATAAGATATTGTTAAAATCAGATGGAGTAGCTACTTATCATTTAGCTAATACTATAGACGATCATCTAATGAAAATCACCCATGTTTTAAGAGGAGAAGAATGGCTTTCATCTATGTCCTTGCATATATTATTATATAGGTCTTTTGGGTGGACTCCTCCTCTGTTTGCACATTTACCTTTGATTTTAAGAAAAGATGGAAAAGGAAAAATCAGCAAAAGAAATGCATCTAGCTTAGATTATCCTATATTTCCTATTCAATGGAAAGTTCCAGATACTCAAATCATCATTCCAGGATATAGAGAATTAGGTTATTTTCCAGAAGCATTTGTGAATATGTTAGCATTATTAGGATGGAATCCTGGAGTCAAAAATGAAATTTTTTCTTTACAAGAATTAGTAAATTTTTTTTCTTTGGAAAGAATCAACAAATCTGGTGTTTTTTTTGATCTCAAGAAAGCGAATTGGTTCAATAAAAAATATTTGAATAAAAAAAAGAAGAAGTGTTTTCATTTCTTTGCGAAGAACTCAAAAAAACGTTTTATTCAATGTAAAAAAGATTATTTATGGAAAATTATCCATTTAACGATTGATAGAATTCATTTTATTCATGAAATATGGGAACATTCTTTTTATTTTTTTATTTCTCCTAGTTCTTATGAAGCTAATTTTTTCAATAAAATCTGTCATAAAAAATCCATACTTCAATTAGAAGATACAAAAATTTTGTTATCGAATGTAAATCCATTTACGTCTATCAATTTGAAATCTTTGTTTACAGAGTCTCAAAAAGAAAAACAGAAAATCATGCAATTATTTCGTTTGGCCTTAGTCGGAATTTTAAAAGGAATTGATATTTTCATGATTTTTGAAATGCTAGGAAAAGAAGAAAGCATACAACGCATAGAAAAATTAATAAATCAAATCAAAGAAAAAATTTAG
- the rpsF gene encoding 30S ribosomal protein S6: MLKHYENIMIITPILSDDQAKETAKEYENYLIQKKGKIVYQEHWGLKKLAYPIQKKQSGCYHLFEFLLNPNLVSDLELKLRQDEHILRFLTIKLNKYGIEYAERRRKKLFKKDEEL, from the coding sequence ATGCTTAAACATTATGAAAATATCATGATAATCACTCCTATATTATCTGATGATCAAGCAAAAGAAACAGCAAAAGAATATGAAAATTATCTTATCCAAAAAAAAGGAAAGATAGTTTATCAGGAACATTGGGGATTAAAAAAACTAGCTTATCCTATTCAAAAAAAACAAAGTGGTTGTTATCATTTATTTGAATTTTTGTTGAACCCTAATTTAGTTTCTGATTTAGAATTAAAATTAAGACAAGATGAACATATTTTACGTTTTTTAACTATAAAACTAAATAAATATGGAATAGAATATGCAGAAAGGAGAAGAAAAAAATTATTCAAAAAAGATGAAGAATTATGA
- the rpsR gene encoding 30S ribosomal protein S18 has product MILEETHQHTKQQVGDSDLRYLSPIKIETKVEKKYCYFEQRNIKYIDYKDPIFLIKFLNAQGKILPRRITGTLQKNQNKLNAAIKRCRQIGLLPFVTDDLR; this is encoded by the coding sequence ATGATATTAGAGGAAACCCATCAACATACAAAACAACAGGTAGGAGATAGTGATTTAAGATACTTGTCTCCTATTAAAATAGAAACCAAAGTAGAAAAAAAATATTGTTATTTCGAACAAAGAAATATCAAATATATAGATTATAAAGATCCTATATTTTTAATTAAATTTCTAAATGCACAAGGAAAAATATTGCCACGTCGTATCACAGGAACTTTACAAAAAAATCAAAACAAATTAAATGCGGCGATCAAGAGATGTAGGCAAATTGGGCTGTTGCCTTTTGTAACAGATGATTTAAGATAA
- the rplI gene encoding 50S ribosomal protein L9, translating to MKILLKKDVENLGFQYDELDVKPGYARNYLIPKGYAVLALPGIIKNTREILMQRSKKENFLIEKSKEIEDKLRKLTIKIPAKVGKGGKLFGSINNQELMKILNKEGISIDKKFIRIPGNKIIKTIGKHQASIRLHRKHEFTLNFEVLAY from the coding sequence ATGAAAATTCTTCTAAAAAAAGACGTAGAAAATTTGGGGTTTCAATACGATGAATTAGATGTTAAACCTGGTTATGCTAGAAATTATTTGATTCCTAAGGGATATGCTGTTTTAGCATTACCTGGAATTATCAAAAATACTCGTGAAATATTGATGCAACGTTCTAAAAAAGAAAATTTTTTAATTGAAAAATCAAAAGAAATAGAAGATAAGTTAAGAAAATTAACTATTAAAATTCCAGCTAAAGTGGGAAAAGGAGGAAAACTTTTTGGTTCTATCAATAATCAAGAACTTATGAAAATTTTGAATAAAGAAGGAATTTCTATAGATAAAAAATTTATTAGAATCCCTGGAAATAAAATCATTAAAACAATCGGAAAACATCAGGCAAGTATACGCTTGCATAGAAAACACGAGTTTACATTAAATTTTGAAGTATTAGCTTATTAA